Genomic window (Arachis hypogaea cultivar Tifrunner chromosome 13, arahy.Tifrunner.gnm2.J5K5, whole genome shotgun sequence):
TGAGCAATGTCTTCAAGACCTGCAAAAATTTGAAGTATGAACCGCATAAGATCTGAAAAAAGCATTTGCAGAAATTGCTTGCTAGGGGCATCCGACATTTCTACATGCCTCAGGAACAGGAGATTCAACAAAGTAGCTGTTCTTCTTAAGCACCGGCTTCACTTTGCCATAATTTGCAGTGGAATCATGTATAAACTTAATCATCTCTTTGGGAAGCTTGGTCTTGGACAACTTGGTCAAAACATTTATGATTGTTTCTGTTTCCGGACCTACTGAAACCGCGGCATACAAGGAGTGCGGAGTAAGGTTGTACTCATGCATTGACTCCGGTCTGTGCAGCACCAATCGTTTAACACAACATTGCATATTTGTACTGGAATCATCATCTTTTTATATATTCCAATAACAAGGAACCTGCAGACAGGTTCGGTGATGGCAATGAGAAAATCGTAAGCATGCTTGTACAAGGGAGAGGGCGATTTAGGTTATCTGGTTTCAACTCCAATTTGCTAAAATATTTGGTTCTACCATCTGATTCACGCCAAAAACCCCTCAACCCTAGAgtagggttgcatgaaattgaaaaTTGGACGGTGAATGAAGATTACCGTCATCGTCAATGCTTTTTTCGCCATCTCCCTGTTTGAAACAATGTAAGCAAAACAGCAGAAGTTTGCGAGAATGAAAGAAACGAACTGATATCAGAGATGTAGGAGAGAATTAACGGCTTTCGCGGTTTTCTGTTTCTTGGAGGGTCGACCTTTTTCACCTGAGAATACCAAAAcactaaaagaagagaaaaagaaacggTGTGATTACGGTGCATTTCAATGGAATTGGCGGCAGGATAAGAAAATCAGGAAAGCTAGAATGAAGGGTGAAAACTGAAAAGTGCCGTGTTCCATTAGATATCCTCCTTTTCTTGACAATGAACCAACTACAGTTACTAATGAAATAGCCAGAACGAAGACAGTAGAAACTAGAAACAAAACTGACAAATGACAATGAATTTTCCGACAGAAAATGTCTgcgtatttaatatttatactattGAATTTTGGCGGGGAAGACGGTGTTGGTCGCGCTCGTGTCCTACAAACGGGCCGATGACAACATGGGCCGGTCCGGCCCAAAAACACTAACTAATGCGAGGGGAGTATGAAGCTATCTGAAGATATCTTAATCCACTTATTCATTGCTATATTTCCTTCTTTCCAATAATGTCAGTTTAACAAATCAAATAAACTTTAGGTCTAAAATAACCAAATAGACTAAAGGCCAGTGACTTGTATAACAGCTGTCATGAGTATGAAGCTAAAACCATTATCAAACTTTCCACTTTTGGTCTTTCTTGGTATGATACAATGATTCTTACAAAAATTcagaataataaaaaggaatctAACTGTTGTATGATCTttatccaagaaaaaagaaggaatTCAATGCATATATAAATCAAAATCTATAGTCTGATTGGAGGATGCTTTGAACTTTATGAATATATACACTGGCATGTCATCATGTATGCTATGTTGGTTCTCTTTGTAACAGTATTTTTCAAAGTCAATCTGGTATAAGTTGGCACCTCGCAGATGCATTTCAACATCAATGTCAATCTaagggagagaaaaagagaaagaaaaagaggacGTGTGATGTCTAAAGCATATCTATTAATAGATTATGTATGGTTTAATGCATGGACATATTTTTGGTGTCACCCATGCTATGCATATGTCTTTGCTTTCAAGAGGGTAATTTGTTAGCCACTGTATCAGAAAGTAGGGTATGCAATCCTTTTCAACTTAGCAATCCATAGAAACACCTCCAAGACAATGCCATGTGATCCTTTATCACTCATCAAAAATAATTTCagttggaaattgatttgaagATTCCCTACTTCCCTTAGCATCTATATATACCAAATTTCTTGGGGTTCTAAATTAACACAAGTCATTTGCATCCTCAAGTATCCTAACTCAAATACTTATTTCTCATACAAGTTCTTTGAAAAAACCACTATACAACATGGATTTCCGTATTCCAAGTATTAAAAGGGCAACAAAAACAATTTCCAAGGGAATTGATATACCAAAAGGCTACCTTGCAGTCTATGTTGGAGACAACATGAGGCGGTTCGTGATTCTGATATCATACTTGAACCAACCTTCATTTCAAGAATTGTTGAGTCAAGTTGAAGAAATATGGATATGATCATCCAATGAGTGGTCTCATAATTCCGTGCAATGAGGATGACTTTCTAAACATCGATTCTCACTTGAATGGGATGTAGATCATGTTATTAGGATGTAGATAAATTAGTTGAGACATATTTGTACAGAAGGCACTTCATTCTTTTTCTTATGGACACTTTCCATTTTGCTTTCATTCCTATGGAATTGTAAAAAAGATTTTCCGAATGAGAAAGTAGTTATGGCAAGATAGTATTGCAAATTAAAACACTTGTTGCTATTGTTATATCTCAATTCTCTAATGAACTAACTCGTTCAAATGAGATACTGAACAAGTGAATATAGACGATCAGTCGAACAAAAATGAATGGTTCTTGCAAAAATTAAGTTCCAAAGGAAAACTTATTATATATCTGTTTTAGAGAATGCTAGTATGCTCTTCTCCCTTCCACTCTTTCTGAATGTAGTGTTGTCTTCTAATTAAAATAATTCACTACAcgtccaaaaaaataataataattcactCCTAGACTCTAATTGTTTTGATCAATTAATCATACAATTTGTTAATGTCCTACCCACAGCTAGCCATTTAGGCCATTGTCTTGGCTTGGAACCTATAAGACACCTTAAGTAGGTTTCCAAGCATTTATTGACAACCCATGTTGACCTTCCATTTGTGGATGATAAGTTCAACTCATCTTGAGGGTGGTCCCACCTTCCTTAAACTCATCCTAAAATTTTCTCTTGAATAATTTATCTCGAACAATTGAATTTAGAAAACCATGAAGTTGCACCACTTCTTTGGCAAACAAATCAACTACTTCCTTGACTGTGTAAAGGTATGCTAGACTAAAAAAATGAACATATTTAATCATCCTATTCACAACCACCAAAATAGTGTCTATTTCCAAAGCCAATGTAGTCCCCCAATGTAGTCCATAGATACATCAGACCAAACATTTATGGGAATTGGTAATGGTTATAACAGGCTAGCAAGTAACAATGTCTGGTGCTTATTCCTTCGGCAGACCTCACATTCTTTGATGTATTGCAGAATTTTTCTTTTCATCCCTTCCCAATACATCACTCCAGAAATTCTCTTGTAGGTCCGAAAGTATCCAAAATGTTCACCTACATTTGTATCATGAAATTCTTTGAAATAATTAGAAGACAAAGGAAGAATCTTTCCGTTCCTAATGATGAGACCATTTGCTCTCTCTCTTttatcttctatttctttttttgcaTTAATTTTCTCAGGGCATTCAACAGTTTGGATATGATCATCTCAAGGGAGGTCTGAACAATTCCTTGCAGTGAAGATGTATTCCACCAACTCACATCTCCCTCGAGCTAAGACTGATGAAGAATCTTAGACTCTCTGAGACTAATTGACATAGATTAGCATACATGTTGTCATAATAGATTAGTATAGAGAATTGGAATGACAAATTCAAAGAGTgtgtaatgttttttttttttttttttttgtataaacaaATTGACAATGAATTCAATCACTCAAATTGTTTTTTGTTTATCTATAACATCTTTCAATTATCTCGAAGCAATTAGCAGCCTATATATGCAAATTTACTTGCATGAGAAAAACTAGATTTGGCTTTTCTAATAAATTTCAAGCATGAGCAGAACACATCAAAGAAAGAAAACTCTATTTTGGAACCAAGTGATCTTTCACCATTTCAACTTCATATAGTCAACTATACCATCAAACTTCAATATTCATAGGTCCAAAAAGCCAAATAACATCATTTCGCTAACATAAGGGTCAAGCATATCATCATATCCGATTATTTCAGGTCATAGGGATCcttcatcacaattcaatttcGTAGAGCCACACATCATTGTATCCGATTTTATCGGGTCATAGAGCCTAAGATCCTTCATCACAATCCAATTTTGCAGAGCCACATATTATCATCATTACAATTTTATCCAGTCATAGGGACTGATCCTTCATCACAAATTCACAATCCATAAGGCCACATATGTCATTACATTTCAATATGATTGGACAGACAAGCCAACTAAACAACCCCTTccacactttttatttttctaggatCATAAGCATCATGAACATTATTGCACAATTTTACCATCAACAAATCATTACACAACTTTTTCAAGGGAAAAAATCTTATCTAATCCacatagtaaaaaaaattcaTCACAAAAGAATTGAAACAATTCTGCAACAAATTCTTTTCCCAAATGGCTCAAGCATACAAGGTGCAAGGTAGAATTGAAATAAATTCAAACTCCAGAGTCCCATCCAAATCATAAAAATGGAAGAGAAAATTGTGAATCCCAAAACTTCCAAATCCAAATGGCAAAATTCAGTTGCCCATAATTCAATAACAGAAAAATAGTTGGGGAAATAAAGAGAAACCAACCTTTCCAAAACCAACTCATCCCCAAGATAATGAAAAGATAGCACCAATAATCGAAAGCAAACcttttttcttttccaagatatgaATATATTTCATAAGAGCAACGATTTGCACacaaaattttgtaaaacacaaattGACAATGAATTCAGTCATTCAATTATTTTCTGTTTATCCATAACATTTTTCAACAAAATAATTATCTCAATGTGTTTGGCAATCAAAGCTACTTGCAATAAGAAAAACCATAATTAACTGAACTGTTGTGATAAATTTCAAAGCATGAACAAAAGCACATCAGAGAAAGGAAATACTATTTTGGAGTCAAGAGATCCATCACCACATTCCAACCACATTGGGGACGAGAAACccttcaccaaattttaaggtCATAAGGTCAACTATACCATCAAACTTCAATATTCATGGGTCAAAAAAGGGAAAATAACATCATTTTGCAACATAAGGGTCAAGCATATTATCATATCCGATATATTCGGGTCATAGGGAATAAGATCCTTCGCCATAATTCGATTTCATAGGGCCACGCATCATGTATCCGATATTTTAGGGTCATAGGGACTATGATCCTTCATCACAATTCAATTCCATAGGACCACACATTATTGTATCCGATTTTCTTGAGACATAGGGACTAAGATACTTTGCCACAATCCAATTTCATAGAGCCACATTATCCGATTTTATCGGGTCATAGGGACTAAAATCTTTCATCACAATTCATAGGTTCAGGTCATACGGACTAAAATCCTTCATCACAATTCATAGGGACACATATATCGTTACATTTCAATATCATTGTACAGAAAAAGCCAAGTATATTACCCTTCCACACATTTCAGTTTTCAAGGGTCACAAGAATCATGAAAACTATCGCACAATTTTACTGTCACCAAATCATTACACTACTTTTTCAAGGTACAATCTTATTTGATCCACATAGTAAAAAAATTCGTTGCAAAAGAATTGAAACAATTCTGCAACTAAGTTTGTCCTGCTGTAAAAGTCAATCATATATCATTCTGCAACAATTTTTTTTCCCAAACGGCTCAAACATACATTGTGCAAAGtagaatttaaataaattcaaagtCTAGAGTCACATCCATCtcataaaaagaagagagaaaaaacagGACATCCCAGAACTATCAAATGGCAAAACTCAATTGCCCGTAATTCAATAGCAGAAAATTGTTTAGGAATTTAAGAAAAACCAACTTTTCCAAAACCAATTCATTCCCAAGATAATCAAAAACTAACATCACAATAAAAAAGCaaaccctttttcttttctcGGACTTGAATATATTCCATAACAGCAATGatttgcacaaaaaaaaaatccatcttTACAATGGACCCCGACGTTAAGTAGGAAAATGCAAAAGATTTGAACAGaaccaacaaaaaaaagaagGGGGGGGGATCCATCCCATTACCGAAACGTGCAGATAATAGAGTTTCTTCTCCCACCATTGTTGATTCATACGTTCTTAAAACCCTAATCAAGTAGATTTTGCAAAAGCACCAATTTCCCTCGTTTTCACCGTTGAAATTTTGTTGAACCGAGCCTCCGAGTTCACCCACAGTAGAGTGTTGATCCCATTATTCAAAGTAATAGCAGAGAAAGAAAGAACCCAACAATGGAGAAAGAATaggggaaaataaagaacaataatACCACATAAAACCAACTTTAAGAGGAACATAAACCGCTTACTGAGAAATCACAACCAGCGTAGGAACTAGGTAgtattgagaagagagtttcgcATTCTTATATAGGGTGCCAATAGCGGTGTTTTACGCTTTAGTGGATCCTATGCATGTGTGTAGacctttaataattataattataattttttaattctgtgtaatctttttttttttttccttttgtcgGTCAATGACTAGTTGACTTATGCATTTATGTAATTAGTATAGGAaggcctttcttttttttttttttctgttggaGTTATTCACTATCAAAAGTAATTAATTTACAAAGTAATATTGAtaaagtggtaaaataaaaaattaagtacttttatattaaaataacatataaatataattaccTGTGTCATGTACgtaataagattgaaattataattttaaattatttttaaaaattaatttgaattataataatttgattaataaaaaaataatatgttatgtattgtttgattttttttaatctagtaTTAATTGGATtaattctaaaatagttattaatcagtTTCAataatctactttcttcaatgaatcagacatatatactgaatgtgatcataaataatagAGAAATTTCTACTCTCCTCCCcta
Coding sequences:
- the LOC112732674 gene encoding general transcription and DNA repair factor IIH helicase/translocase subunit XPB1-like isoform X1, with protein sequence MQCCVKRLVLHRPESMHEYNLTPHSLYAAVSVGPETETIINVLTKLSKTKLPKEMIKFIHDSTANYGKVKPVLKKNSYFVESPVPEVLKTLLRDKTISRARIVSEVKLKFSIDFYFCGVQMGMDLQSAKQQVKLKALTMSCSMKQK
- the LOC112732674 gene encoding general transcription and DNA repair factor IIH helicase/translocase subunit XPB1-like isoform X2; amino-acid sequence: MQCCVKRLVLHRPESMHEYNLTPHSLYAAVSVGPETETIINVLTKLSKTKLPKEMIKFIHDSTANYGKVKPVLKKNSYFVESPVPEVLKTLLRDKTISRARIVSEQSSR